In a single window of the Nicotiana tomentosiformis chromosome 8, ASM39032v3, whole genome shotgun sequence genome:
- the LOC104111142 gene encoding glycolate oxidase isoform X2 → MQASLIPRLELVTYRLLEGEHKTSIRWGRLPMSWSTKKSPSKSYQKWCLTTMHLEQKTNGLWLRTEMPFQEFCKFRPRILIDVSKIDLSTTVLGFKISMPIMIAPTAMQKMAHPEGEYATARAASAAGTIMTLSSWATSSVEEVASTGPGIRFFQLYVYKDRNVVAQLVRRAERAGFKAIALTVDTPRLGRREADIKNRFTLPPFLTLKNFEGLDLGKMDEANDSGLASYVAGQIDRSLSWKDVQWLQTITSLPILVKGVLTAEDARIAVQAGAAGIIVSNHGARQLDYVPATIMALEEVVKAAQGRIPVFLDGGVRRGTDVFKALALGASGVFIGRPVVFSLAAEGEAGIRKVLQMMRDEFELTMALSGCRSLKEITRNHIVADWDAPQAALPAPRL, encoded by the exons ATGCAAGCATCACTGATTCCTCGGCTTGAACTCGTGACTTATAG ATTATTGGAAGGGGAGCATAAAACAAGTATAAGATGGGGGAGATTACCAATGTCATGGAGTACGAAGAAATCGCCAAGCAAAAGTTACCAAAAATGGTGTTTGACTACTATGCATCTGGAGCAGAAGACCAATGGACTTTGGCTGAGAACAGAAATGCCTTTTCAAGAATTTTGTAA GTTTAGGCCCCGTATTCTTATTGATGTTAGCAAGATTGACTTAAGCACAACAGTGCTCGGCTTCAAGATTTCGATGCCTATCATGATTGCACCCACAGCCATGCAGAAAATGGCTCATCCTGAAG GCGAGTATGCTACAGCAAGAGCAGCATCAGCAGCAGGAACAATTATG ACATTGTCATCTTGGGCAACTTCTAGTGTCGAGGAGGTTGCTTCAACAGGACCTGGCATCCGTTTTTTCCAGCTCTAT GTCTATAAGGACAGAAATGTTGTTGCTCAGCTAGTGAGAAGAGCTGAAAGGGCAGGTTTCAAGGCTATAGCTCTTACAGTTGATACGCCAAGGTTGGGACGCCGAGAAGCTGATATTAAGAACAG ATTTACTTTGCCACCATTTTTGACTTTGAAAAACTTTGAAGGATTGGACCTTGGCAAGATGGACGAA GCTAATGACTCTGGATTAGCTTCATATGTCGCTGGTCAAATTGATCGCTCTTTGAGTTGGAAG GATGTACAATGGCTCCAGACAATTACTTCATTGCCAATCCTAGTAAAGGGTGTACTTACTGCtgaggatg CTAGGATTGCAGTTCAGGCTGGAGCAGCTGGTATTATTGTGTCGAACCATGGTGCTCGCCAACTCGACTATGTCCCCGCCACTATCATGGCTCTTGAAGAG GTTGTGAAAGCTGCACAAGGCCGAATCCCCGTGTTCCTGGATGGAGGTGTCCGGCGTGGAACAGATGTCTTTAAAGCTTTGGCACTTGGTGCATCAGGGGTGTTT ATTGGGCGACCAGTTGTTTTCTCGTTGGCTGCTGAAGGAGAAGCTGGAATCAGAAAAGTATTGCAGATGATGCGCGATGAGTTTGAGCTAACTATGGCATTAAGTGGCTGCCGTTCACTGAAGGAAATCACTCGTAACCACATTGTGGCTGATTGGGATGCTCCACAAGCTGCTCTTCCCGCGCCAAGGTTATAA
- the LOC104111142 gene encoding glycolate oxidase isoform X1, with protein MGEITNVMEYEEIAKQKLPKMVFDYYASGAEDQWTLAENRNAFSRILFRPRILIDVSKIDLSTTVLGFKISMPIMIAPTAMQKMAHPEGEYATARAASAAGTIMTLSSWATSSVEEVASTGPGIRFFQLYVYKDRNVVAQLVRRAERAGFKAIALTVDTPRLGRREADIKNRFTLPPFLTLKNFEGLDLGKMDEANDSGLASYVAGQIDRSLSWKDVQWLQTITSLPILVKGVLTAEDARIAVQAGAAGIIVSNHGARQLDYVPATIMALEEVVKAAQGRIPVFLDGGVRRGTDVFKALALGASGVFIGRPVVFSLAAEGEAGIRKVLQMMRDEFELTMALSGCRSLKEITRNHIVADWDAPQAALPAPRL; from the exons ATGGGGGAGATTACCAATGTCATGGAGTACGAAGAAATCGCCAAGCAAAAGTTACCAAAAATGGTGTTTGACTACTATGCATCTGGAGCAGAAGACCAATGGACTTTGGCTGAGAACAGAAATGCCTTTTCAAGAATTTT GTTTAGGCCCCGTATTCTTATTGATGTTAGCAAGATTGACTTAAGCACAACAGTGCTCGGCTTCAAGATTTCGATGCCTATCATGATTGCACCCACAGCCATGCAGAAAATGGCTCATCCTGAAG GCGAGTATGCTACAGCAAGAGCAGCATCAGCAGCAGGAACAATTATG ACATTGTCATCTTGGGCAACTTCTAGTGTCGAGGAGGTTGCTTCAACAGGACCTGGCATCCGTTTTTTCCAGCTCTAT GTCTATAAGGACAGAAATGTTGTTGCTCAGCTAGTGAGAAGAGCTGAAAGGGCAGGTTTCAAGGCTATAGCTCTTACAGTTGATACGCCAAGGTTGGGACGCCGAGAAGCTGATATTAAGAACAG ATTTACTTTGCCACCATTTTTGACTTTGAAAAACTTTGAAGGATTGGACCTTGGCAAGATGGACGAA GCTAATGACTCTGGATTAGCTTCATATGTCGCTGGTCAAATTGATCGCTCTTTGAGTTGGAAG GATGTACAATGGCTCCAGACAATTACTTCATTGCCAATCCTAGTAAAGGGTGTACTTACTGCtgaggatg CTAGGATTGCAGTTCAGGCTGGAGCAGCTGGTATTATTGTGTCGAACCATGGTGCTCGCCAACTCGACTATGTCCCCGCCACTATCATGGCTCTTGAAGAG GTTGTGAAAGCTGCACAAGGCCGAATCCCCGTGTTCCTGGATGGAGGTGTCCGGCGTGGAACAGATGTCTTTAAAGCTTTGGCACTTGGTGCATCAGGGGTGTTT ATTGGGCGACCAGTTGTTTTCTCGTTGGCTGCTGAAGGAGAAGCTGGAATCAGAAAAGTATTGCAGATGATGCGCGATGAGTTTGAGCTAACTATGGCATTAAGTGGCTGCCGTTCACTGAAGGAAATCACTCGTAACCACATTGTGGCTGATTGGGATGCTCCACAAGCTGCTCTTCCCGCGCCAAGGTTATAA
- the LOC104111143 gene encoding polyadenylate-binding protein-interacting protein 8-like isoform X2, whose product MATGTQGSDEIAVIKDSDLITNSKSEYEMQNIVHMLNKLKLNPQAKEFVPSSYNNRDQMFFNNFVTAHKSLGGDGFRNNQRRGNNFNQGRRRMNSRSFRAQREDSIRRTVYVSDIDINVTEEQLAALFSAYGQVVDCRVCGDPHSRLRFAFVEFADEYSARAALSLCGTILGFSPLKVLPSKTAILPVNPTFLPRSEDEREMCARTVYCTNIDKMVSQADVKIFFEARCGEVSRLRLLGDQVHSTRIAFVEFVMAESAILALDLCGETLGSQPIRVSPSKTPVRPEVPRPAMH is encoded by the exons ATGGCTACTGGTACACAAGGGTCTGATGAGATAGCAGTGATTAAGGACTCTGATTTAATCACAAATTCAAAATCAGAATATGAAATGCAGAATATTGTTCATATGTTGAATAAACTCAAGTTGAATCCACAGGCTAAGGAATTTGTTCCTTCTTCATATAATAATCGTGATCAGATGTTTTTCAATAATTTTGTTACAGCTCACAAGTCTCTGGGAGGTGATGGTTTCAGAAATAACCAAAGG AGGGGGAACAACTTTAACCAGGGCAGAAGAAGAATGAACAGTAGATCTTTTAGAGCTCAAAGAGAAGATAGCATTAGGCGAACAGTCTATGTTTCTGACATTGATATTAAT GTCACGGAGGAGCAGCTTGCTGCGCTATTTAGTGCCTATGGACAA GTCGTTGACTGTCGAGTTTGCGGTGATCCCCACTCCCGTCTTCGCTTTGCTTTTGTGGAGTTCGCTGATGAAT ATTCTGCAAGAGCTGCGCTTAGTCTTTGTGGGACAATATTAGGTTTCTCCCCACTCAAGGTCCTACCATCAAAAACTGCTATACTACCTGTAAATCCTACATTCCTTCCAAGG TCAGAGGATGAGCGCGAAATGTGCGCGAGGACAGTCTATTGCACAAATATCGATAAGATG GTTTCTCAAGCTGATGTCAAAATCTTTTTTGAAGCAAGATGTGGTGAG GTTTCTCGTTTGAGGCTTCTGGGGGATCAAGTGCACTCAACCCGTATAGCTTTCGTTGAATTTGTCATG GCCGAGAGTGCAATTTTGGCATTGGATCTTTGTGGTGAGACATTGGGCTCCCAACCTATCAG GGTGAGTCCTTCAAAGACACCAGTTAGGCCAGAAGTTCCCCGCCCTGCAATGCATTAG
- the LOC104111143 gene encoding polyadenylate-binding protein-interacting protein 8-like isoform X1 gives MATGTQGSDEIAVIKDSDLITNSKSEYEMQNIVHMLNKLKLNPQAKEFVPSSYNNRDQMFFNNFVTAHKSLGGDGFRNNQRRGNNFNQGRRRMNSRSFRAQREDSIRRTVYVSDIDINVTEEQLAALFSAYGQQVVDCRVCGDPHSRLRFAFVEFADEYSARAALSLCGTILGFSPLKVLPSKTAILPVNPTFLPRSEDEREMCARTVYCTNIDKMVSQADVKIFFEARCGEVSRLRLLGDQVHSTRIAFVEFVMAESAILALDLCGETLGSQPIRVSPSKTPVRPEVPRPAMH, from the exons ATGGCTACTGGTACACAAGGGTCTGATGAGATAGCAGTGATTAAGGACTCTGATTTAATCACAAATTCAAAATCAGAATATGAAATGCAGAATATTGTTCATATGTTGAATAAACTCAAGTTGAATCCACAGGCTAAGGAATTTGTTCCTTCTTCATATAATAATCGTGATCAGATGTTTTTCAATAATTTTGTTACAGCTCACAAGTCTCTGGGAGGTGATGGTTTCAGAAATAACCAAAGG AGGGGGAACAACTTTAACCAGGGCAGAAGAAGAATGAACAGTAGATCTTTTAGAGCTCAAAGAGAAGATAGCATTAGGCGAACAGTCTATGTTTCTGACATTGATATTAAT GTCACGGAGGAGCAGCTTGCTGCGCTATTTAGTGCCTATGGACAA CAGGTCGTTGACTGTCGAGTTTGCGGTGATCCCCACTCCCGTCTTCGCTTTGCTTTTGTGGAGTTCGCTGATGAAT ATTCTGCAAGAGCTGCGCTTAGTCTTTGTGGGACAATATTAGGTTTCTCCCCACTCAAGGTCCTACCATCAAAAACTGCTATACTACCTGTAAATCCTACATTCCTTCCAAGG TCAGAGGATGAGCGCGAAATGTGCGCGAGGACAGTCTATTGCACAAATATCGATAAGATG GTTTCTCAAGCTGATGTCAAAATCTTTTTTGAAGCAAGATGTGGTGAG GTTTCTCGTTTGAGGCTTCTGGGGGATCAAGTGCACTCAACCCGTATAGCTTTCGTTGAATTTGTCATG GCCGAGAGTGCAATTTTGGCATTGGATCTTTGTGGTGAGACATTGGGCTCCCAACCTATCAG GGTGAGTCCTTCAAAGACACCAGTTAGGCCAGAAGTTCCCCGCCCTGCAATGCATTAG